TGTGAGTAACCCTACAGGTGTTAATAAGGGGAGATGGGTGCCAGAGACTTTAAACTTGGGTTTGAAGTCCCAGGGGAAATTGCATGAGATAGAGTCTCTGGGTTAGGTGAGGCAGTAAACCaataccccttcttgagacagaATTGGCAGGTGCTGCATTTAAGTATCGCTTCCAGGCATGCCGGAGAAACTGCCTGTCAGGGCTCTGTGTTGTTGTCGGTGTGTGGGACCAGTGTGGTCCAGGAGAATCCCATCTGCTCCTGGGGGGTCAAAGCGAGGCGGagaatgatctcggccagtagtTATGCACTACTGGCACAGCTGCTCTTCATGGGAGCCAGAAGGCTTGAATGCTGCTCAGAGTAGCCTAACTTCTTGGGCCTTCTCGGGAGTTCCAGTGAGGGGTAAGTAGGAGTGTGGCTGTACCTCTTGGCTGAATCAACGTCTGTAAGGCTCTGGACATATTCTGCCCGTTGCCGCAGTCACTACCAAAATGCCTCCCAAATTTGGTCAAATGCTGCCAAATAGCAGCCCTTCCCCCAACCCCCCCAGCCTTTTATAATTAATCTGATATGagctttattttttacttattactATAAAAATACAGCATTTAATGGCTTGCTTTATATCTTTATTCCTCAGACTATATATTATTGGATTAAGCATTGGGGTCACCACTGTATAAAACAAAGACATTACTTTGCGAACTGTTAGTGACAGGCCTTTAGTTGGCCGAACATAAATTCCGATTAGTGTTCCATAGAATATAGATACAACAGATAGGTGGGAACTACAGGTGGAGAAGACTTTCCCTCTTCCACTggtggaggtgattctaaggatgCTGAGAACAATGTATGTATATGACATTAAGATTAATATGAGTGGGAGAATAACCATaggaaaacacaatataaaaatcaCCAATTTTACATTAGAAGTGTCCGAACAAGAGATGGCTATTAGAGGGTCAAGATCACAGAAGAAATGATCAATAACATTTGGTCCACAGAAATGCAGCCTTGATATTGTTATTATAGTTATTAGTGTAAATAAAAAACTCAGCAACCATGACACAATAACTAATTTCAAGGTAAATGCATGGTGCATTATTGCAGTGTAATGTAATGGTCTACAAATGGCAAGATATCTGTCATAGGCCATCACGGTAAGAAATAAACATTCTGAAGATTCAGAGCTACCAAAGAAGTAAAACTGTGTCATGCAATCTGAAAACGACATAATTTTGCCTTGTTGCAATACAATGCTAAGTGTGTTAGGAACAATATTTGTGGTGAGTATGATATCAGAGAAGGACAGTTGTGTAAGGAAGAAGTACATTGGTGTATGTAGGCTTGTGTTGGATACCACCAGCCAGATAATAGTAAGATTTCCAGATACTGTCACAAAGTAAAACAAAAGAAGGCAGAAGAAAACACTTTGAAAGCTGTGAATGTTTGGAAATCCCAGCAGAAGGAACTCAATGCTTGTGGTCTTGttctcttcatttattttttctgcaGACATAGAAAGAACATTTGGTTAGGAAAGAGGTTTTGAAATTCTGTTAAAAtatgtattgtttttctttaacacaatattaattttttttagaatctaGCATCAAGTAGTATATATAAATTTTAGTGGTATTCTAAGGAAATTATATCCCCAGAAATGCCATCAGCTTCCTTAGAAATACTAAGAGGCAGTGAACTTGAGCATATGTTTTAtatctgattgtttttttttttttgggggggggggggagggatttgTTGCACCTACTTTGTCACATCTGTGATAAATGTGGTCTTTCACTACATATGTTGAACTATGTAATGCtacataataatacaaaaattactATGAGCACATTTTAGATCTTCCAGAAAAAACAGTTGGTCAAGCACTATATGCACTTTCTTCTAGTATTTACAACAGTATGTCCCAGAGTGGGAATTTTAACAACCAAAGCTGAAAACATCGCAAAGCTCTATTCTATGTGAGTATTCGTTTTATCATATTTGTATTTGAACATACTACAGTATAGTATTTTCATTGTCTTTGTGCTTTGTTTGATGGAAAATTGGCCAAAAGATCAATGTCCCAGAATCTACAGGAACAGATAAGGGTGTAACCCTAAAAAAATTGGTAACAAGAAAAAGGAGGAAATCTGTTCCCACTATCGATATCAAATGCATACAAACAGTTATAAGCTAATAATTTGGTAAAAATCTAGAAGATACTTTATTTGTCATTCAAAGacaccaaaaacaaaaaacaaaaagtggaCACACATAAACCCCGGCTGTGACTGCCTGACTAAACAGAAGTTGATTTCGGCAGTCATAGCAAAgagcacaaaaataaataaaaggtgagGAAAATAGGGGATTCCACAATTAAATGAAACAATAAACTGAGTTAATAAACATCGCTGTAGGTATATACACCCTTATCTCAAGTAGATGTATTTAGTGCATACAAAAAAGCTCCAACAATGTAGCCTAGCTAGGCTTATCAGAAAGATCCTCACTAAGTTGACTGTGCAATATCAGTAGATATAATTGTTTCAATATGTCAGAAATAGATCTGATACAGTACAAAGTATCTACACAGTTCAACTGAAAGGAGTTCTTCTACAATCAATGTTAACTCAGTCTATGATGATGATAGCAAATGAATATCctgtatatatattctattctCTGGTCTCTAGATAGCAGGCTTGTTCCTATATAAATATTCTGGCGCTAAGTGAGAGCCATTTCAACATCCTAATGTCTGAACCCGCATTGGAGTAAAAATCGATAATCTAACTGCCTGATGGTAATGGCATTAGCATTATGTGTACGAAAATTAAGTTATCAGGTTATAAATATAACCAACGGTCATGTGCTAATCAGCGCGATCGTAGAACTTAAAGTGCAGCATTTGGTAATGTTCAGTGCATACCTTATAATCTTAGTCTGTGATCTGAATACTTATAGTTAGGTATAGatcaaaataatgaaaaataaaaaagctagaATAGTGCCTCCAAGGGCACCTTGTCCAGGAAAGGCAGTACAGAGAACCAAAGCAGTTATTCTAATATTCATATTGCTAAAGATACCCTGATCAGTATCTAGTCTGTCTATTGTGCAAAAGACGTCTGTCAGCCATCTAAGTTCCGAAGGTACTTGAGTGGCTGTATAATGTAGCCCGTGATAAATATCCGCCCACAAAGGAGAGGTGTCAGGGAACACAAGAAATGAGACTTAATAGTGACAAGTGTCGAGCCCCGATGTGCGTTTTGCCTGAATtagaggctcatcagggggaactgatTCACCGATATACCGGGGTTTAAAAAGTCCGCCCCTGAATCTAATTAGTCGCATCTAGAATCAGGGGATATGAGCAAGTACGGAGGTCGGGATGACTCAGAAAGGTGACAATATCCAGAGGTTGGTGTATGGCTACAATAATTAATTCAATTACTGTGAATGGGAAACAATCCAAGTATGAAAGTCAACTCAAAGGTTAGATACAGTAATGTAACTCGTCAAAAGGGACCCAAtatttttccatcactattaGTAACCACAGTGACAAAATGGTCCAAGTGACAGCTGTCATCATAAGCAGAATAGTGTCTGCAAGCCAGTGTACCAATTAGAGTGTAATTGTGTGATAAAGTTTTTGGTATAGCAGTAATATACTGCTGTAACATAATTACTATAATCTCAAGTATGAccagaaaatacaaaatataaagtaTGATATATATTATCTTCATGTAGTGCCAATTTGTAGATTAATCTTCTGTAATAGTATTGGTGCCATAGGCCTGTATTAATCAGGTCCTAGTAAAGTTTTGAGGAGTTTAACTATTTAATTACTATGACTTTGTGCTTTTTGTTTCATAACACAGGGAGGGTTTTTGCATTTAAAGATATGCATTGACTAAAGGTGAAGAATATGTACATACCTTTTCACAATAGGAATATACTCTGTTCATCTTTGTTCCAGTGCCACCCTCTTTATCTGCAGAACTTtgtgatttttacattttatgaaaAAGTCACCTTGGCTCTATCCTCCTCTCCTACACTGGTCTTTGTTCATTTGCGGTGATCGGGAATACCTCTCCAAACGAGGTAAACCTCCTCAGTGATGCTGACAAGCTGAACAGAGTGACATCAGTCTTTCCATTCCTATACTTTCTAGCCAGTGCTACCAGCAATGGTTAGGGGTTTCCATGATATCTACAACACATGCACACTGTTTGCTATTCTTAGAGAAGTATAAGTACTGCCCATTGGAGGTCTATTCTGCTCTCCCTTGTCTTTCATATCATCGGCATATAGTATATGCCAAATATGTGTCTGAGAAGTGTGagacctatttttaaatatttttttcctcccAGTCTTTACATTTGCTAGTAAATCTGCTCTTTCCAAAGAACAAGAATGGTTTGGAGGGTGGGGGAGACAGGTGAGGGGAGACAGCTATGATTTAACATGTGGTGAAATATAAATGCTTATGGTGAGTCTTTTTACCAGCAAGTTGTTGCTATAATGACAACTTACACACTATGATTCTGGGCAATAACAAGCAGTGGCTAATCTGCAAGTGGTCACTAACTGCACGATATCACTACCAGtcagctataaaaaaaatatagagtgATTAGAAACCAGTATGTTATTAGCAGCAGTTATTAAATACTGGTGACAGTGTACAGCAAATATTCGGGAAAAAGGTTGAAAATGAGTCTGTCTGCAAAAATGAAcatataaatgcatttttaaaaaaaattgtacaattcgttatttttttttagatgcacTTGAACACAATTGTTGATTTATTCCAATCTATGCATCTGATGTTTCATATTAATACAATGCTattgtttggaaaataaaaagaaCTTGCTAGTCAAGAGGTTTATCTAGGATGGTTCAGATACTTCtattaacattttaaatacaaaGACTTTGATTCcatcttataaaatatatatgtttccaAATCATACaatttctaaaataaatgtgttcctCACACAATAAATAGCACATTATAAAATATACCTGCAAATGCCTAAATATGTGACAACAATACCTTCAGCTATACATTATTAGCTATCttcttatacatttttttatttaagttcatCAACCAGTCATACAATTATTTATATGAGTATATCTCGCTACTCATTGTTAGCTGCGAAATTATTTGCATAGTAATGATTTTGATCAAAGACATCAAGTTGTGGAAAGGAATTTAGGGAAACACCCCACCCCGCAAGAAATGATAAGAATGTAAGAGTTTACTTTATATAATAAGATTTTTGTCTTTAAAAAGATCTGTAGATTGTattacagataaaaaaatataatacattgtatataaatattaatatagttgagaaaaaaatctaaacagTGGCAACAAAGACTATTAATCCAGTTAAATAAGATTTGATTAAGACTTCTGTTTAATATATTGAATAAACTCTTCAAGTGATTTAgtacttttaaaaatgttatcatattttgaaaaacatgttttatattttaacaatatttatataattttatatatgatatatgtttgttttaatattaaaaaaataaaacatttttcaaaactattaaatcatttaaaaacctTAAGCAAACATATAAATTTGAGAAAAGTTTCCAAAAGATAATGCACACTAGAAACaacaaagaaagatatgcaaatactTTAATAGACCAACAATTGGCATGCTACGCATATAGCCAAATTGTAAAGTGACAATATAAaggcataaaaataaaacagtaataatTACCAAAATTCTCACAAGCCTACACTGGCAGAAACACGAGTCCCCAATACCCCAACATTTGAAACACCCTTGAAAAAGGcaaccagttggtgccgaaacattgggggtaTTGGGGACTCGGGTTTCTACCAGTGTAGGTCTGTGAGAATTtatgtaattattgctgttttatttttatgcctTTATAGCGTCACTTTACAATTTGGCTATATGCATAGTATGCCAATTGTTGGTCTATTAAAGTATTTGTATATCTTTCTTTGTTGTTTCTCGTGTGCATTCTCTTTTTGATATAAATGATGGAAGTACAACCATCACAGCAGGAATCCATACCAGACTCACAGAGAAGTTTGCTTTCTCAGATACTGTAATAATGTAAAATAACTTACCCTGCCCTACGTCATCCATTCTTTGAAGAGGACTGATTCAGAAATCAAATTATTGCCAAAATCTGTTATTTTTTCTAGCATTCATGCAGAAAGATAAAGGAGCAAGTTTAAACATTGTGCATGATCATATACAGTATAACAGCAAACTTCATGACTACATGATTTGCTGTGATATAAAGAACATTTTCAGGTCTTTGGAGAATGATAATCTCTTGTGTATGTTCCAGGAGGTAGAGggcatctacagggagtgcagaattattaggcaagttgtatttttgaggattaattttattattgaacaacaaccatgttctcaatgaacccaaaaaactcattaatatcaaagctgaatatttttggaagtagtttttagtttgtttttagttatagctattttagggggatatctgtgtgtgcaggtgactattactgtgcataattattaggcaacttaacaaaaaacaaatatatacccatttcaattatttatttctaccagtgaaaccaatataacatctcaacattcacaaatatacatttctgacattcaaaaaaataacaaaaacaaatcagtgaccaatatagccacctttctttgcaaggacactcaaaagcctgccatccatggattctgtcagtgttttgatctgttcaccatcaacattgcgtgcagcagcaaccacagcctcccagacactgttcagagaggtgtactgttttccctccttgtaaatctcacatttgatgatggaccacaggttctcaatggggttcagatcaggtgaacaaggaggccatgtcattagattttcttcttttataccctttcttgccagccacgctgtggagtacttggacgcgtgtgatggagcattgtcctgcatgaaaatcaagtttttcttgaaggatgcagacttcttcctgtaccactgcttgaagaaggtgtcttccagaaactggcagtaggactgggagttgagcttgactccatcctcaacccgaaaaggccccccaagctcatctttgatgataccagcccaaaccagtactccacctccaccttgctggcgtctgagtcggactggagctctctgccctttaccaatccagccacgggcccatccatctggcccatcaagactcattctcatttcatcagtccataaaaccttagaaaaatcagtcttgagatatttcttggcccagtcttgacgtttcagcttgtgtgtcttg
This Pelobates fuscus isolate aPelFus1 chromosome 3, aPelFus1.pri, whole genome shotgun sequence DNA region includes the following protein-coding sequences:
- the LOC134603705 gene encoding olfactory receptor 1468-like, producing MSAEKINEENKTTSIEFLLLGFPNIHSFQSVFFCLLLFYFVTVSGNLTIIWLVVSNTSLHTPMYFFLTQLSFSDIILTTNIVPNTLSIVLQQGKIMSFSDCMTQFYFFGSSESSECLFLTVMAYDRYLAICRPLHYTAIMHHAFTLKLVIVSWLLSFLFTLITIITISRLHFCGPNVIDHFFCDLDPLIAISCSDTSNVKLVIFILCFPMVILPLILILMSYTYIVLSILRITSTSGRGKVFSTCSSHLSVVSIFYGTLIGIYVRPTKGLSLTVRKVMSLFYTVVTPMLNPIIYSLRNKDIKQAIKCCIFIVISKK